The nucleotide sequence CCTTGTTTTCCCAACATTGCCATTTTGAAGGTGCCCAAACTTTTAAAGCTCATCCCTCCATCTTTCTTGTGCATAGATAATTTATCCCAAGACATCCAGTGTATACCTTTCCTATGTGATCCTAAGTGACCCCACCAAAAAGAATTcatcattttctcaatttcatcaCACAACGACGAAGGCAGAGTAAATAGGCTCATAAAATATGTTGGGATTGATTGAAGGACAGATTTTATCTACACTTCTCGACCAGATTTACTACTCCACGAATTGATCTTTTTCCAAACTCTATCCTTGATAAAAGTAAAAGTAGCTTTCTTGCTTCGACCAATCATAGAAGGTAACCCAAGATATTTACCTATACCTAGCACCGCTTTAACTCCAAGGATATTAGCTATATTATTATGATCAGCTGTTGAAACATTTCTGCTACAAAAGACTTCTGACTTTTTGAGATTAACCGCTTGACCTGACGCTTTCTCATAAGTTGATAGAATATTTCTCATTTTCAAAGCTTGATTTGAAGTagcatgaaaaaaataa is from Medicago truncatula cultivar Jemalong A17 chromosome 1, MtrunA17r5.0-ANR, whole genome shotgun sequence and encodes:
- the LOC120578052 gene encoding uncharacterized protein; translated protein: MGFSQQWIKWIVLCVETVDYSILVNGNVTGPIIPGRGLRQGDPLSPYLFIICAEGLFALIRKAEARGEMNGVKTTVSYFFHATSNQALKMRNILSTYEKASGQAVNLKKSEVFCSRNVSTADHNNIANILGVKAVLGIGKYLGLPSMIGRSKKATFTFIKDRVWKKINSWSSKSGREV